The DNA segment CCCTGTGGCTTCATCTGATAAACTAGTGTCAGGGGGGGATGTCGGGCATTGCTCTCAGCACCTGGTGTCCTTCCAgtgcactgtaaaaaaaaataaataacaaattcctacttttatttttttttaatctaaaccCCGTTATTTCCAAGACCTGCAATGCAAATCTTTCCTTGCTAGCAGCATGCTCTGGCAGAAACTGATTCCCTAAATAGCCTTTGTTGACAAGCTAAATGTAGACTAGTTCAGCCACAGTTACACAGACTGAAAACTTGCTGAACTGCTGGAACCGAGGATTTGTCATCAGTGACATTACGTCCAGCTGGAGGTCAGTTGCTAGTGGTGTGCCCTAGCAGGTACACTAGGTGTACCTAGTGGTCAGGTCAATACAGGTGCCCCAGTGCTGTGTAGCTTCTTCACTAATCTGCTGGATGGGGGGCTGGAGTGCTGCCGCAGCAAGTCTGCAGGTGATAGAAAacagggaggagcagctgacAGAGCAGATGGCCATGCCACTAATCAGAGGGACCCTGTCAAGCTAGAGAGGTGGGTCAGCAGGAACCTTGTGAACTTCATCGCTGGAaaatgccaagtcctgcactTGGGGAGGAAGAGTCTCATGCAACAGTACAGGCTGGCACCTATCTGGCTAGAAGACAGCTTGGCAGGAAAGGACCTGGAGATCTTGGTGGACACCAGgttgaccatgagccagcaaaTGTGCTTTTACACCAAAGGTGGCAAagagcatcctgggctgcactaGGAAGAGCCTTGCCAGCTCATTTGGGGAGGCAATCCTTCCCTTTTACTCAGCACTGAGAGACCATACCTAGAGCATCTTGTGtggttctgggctccccagtataAGACAGACACAGACATAGAGGATTGtgtccagcaaagggccacaaagatgattaaggcTTGGGTACAGGAAGAGGCTCCCGGtgtttagcctgaagaaggCTCAGGGGTTCTTACTGATGTATTTAAATatcaggcagagctggggggtgtgtggggggatGGGCAGAGCCAGACTGTTCTGAAATTGAAATTTGTGATGgaatttaaattgcatttacattaagaagaaactttttttactgtgagtgtggtcaaacactggaacaggctgcacagagaggCTATGGAGTCTCAGTTCTTGGAGCTACTCAAAAGCCACTGAGAGTGGCCCTGCTCTGATTGATTGCCCTTTGAGGTGTCTCCAATCTCACTTAAGGTCTGCTGCTGTAGAAAATATCCCTATGTGAATGTTAAAACTTATAGTGAGGGTGACCTCTGGTGTTAATGAGGTAATTGAAATCCCTAAGTGTTCATCTTGGAAAGTGAATATAGCTGCAATCTATTTGAAATATAACTCTTTACCTCTTGCTTCTCAAGTGAAGcaataaagcaagaaaaaaatcagaagtaaaaattaatatgaatCTATCCagtgaatatattttattgataGTTATGACCAAGGGCCAAATACCTCAACTGCTTATATTGTTTAAAGGATTCAATTGCttggatatttattttctgccctTTGGACACTAGCAGAAGGTAAAATAAAGTCTTTGGCATGTAGAAGATTTGGGAAAATGATTGTTGCTGAAAGTAAGAGCTGGCCTACATTGGTTCATACTATGGTATCAGATGTCATTTGCAGTGAAAAGTAACATACAGATTGcctttatatatttatataaatataaaaaatactagAATTTTCCCATGGAAAATTAGTGATTAATAAAACATCAAAGTCTGATCTCAAAGAGAAAATTTCATTGTTTATTTTGGGACATGAAGGGATTGCAGTTTCAAATGTCTTGATACGGTTGGCATGAAAGTTAAAGCTGAGGTTACTTTTAAGATCTATTGTCTGGATTGCACGCTGAGCATGATCTATATGAATTTCCACCCACAGAACATTTACTTCTGTATACTCTGTTACCTAACTTATAGTGGCAACAGCTGACAGTCCAGCTATGTCTACTGACACATTGGCACGAGTGAGGAGTGGagtagtggttttttttattttttaggttgATGGACGCATCTGAACAGGCTGTGAGAGCCGTAGGTTTTGGCATTTGCATTGTGTGCCTCATGCTGGTGTAACAAGTGGCACATGTGTGCCATGTGCTGAGTGTACTGGTTCTCCCAAagaagctgctggtgctgcactCTCAGTTGAACTTCGGTTTCTTTAAGGATTTTTGAGTATCGGATGAGTCTGAGCAATTCCTGGCGCAGATGCCgattctctgcttttgcttgttTGATATGCTGAATCAGAGATTGTATTGCTGCTTCTTCTGCTGCCTTTGTGAGAACCTGGATCTTCTGATGAAAGTCTGTCTCACATTCAGCCTTGGCCTGCAGAAATCTGCTCTTGATTTTGTGCATTTCCTCTGAATGCTGTATCTTTGTGACCAACAgttccttctccagctctttaatcttttcctgctgttccaGAAAAACAGATGGACCTTTGACAGGCTGCAGGTCTTCAATCTCCTTGATCATAAGAGAGTACTTTGTCTCCATATTCATCAGAGAGCTCCTTacctccttctctttttctgtataCTGTGAGATtagtttttccttctgcatccGGACTTGAGACAAATCAGTGTGATTCTGGTCATTTAGTGTTATTATCAGATTCTGGCACTTCTGGTTGTGTTTTCTTATGTAAGAGAGGTAAGCCTTGTTCTCTTCCTGATTCCGTTGGACTTCCTTTTCtaggaatttattttcctgcagaaagtgGTCCAGTCTTCCTGTGTATGTGTTCATATGTTCAGTGAGAATCTTGTGTTCCTTCTGCAAGTAGAGTTTTCTCTCTTTGACAAGTATTTCCATGTCACTGGATGTCATATCTCCATTCTTGGTTCTTATTCCTTGCTTACTTTTCCCAGCACGGGAAAAGTCTCCCAGCGTGGTGTCCTGTTTCATCTGCTTTGTCTTGGATGCCATATTTCATACTGGGGGTATCAAACTCTGGCAAACTGTAACAGAACGAAAAATTACAAATTCTAAACAAGCATTTATGCCACATATATGACcgttgcttttttccccagtcatgCTCTCTTATGTTTTCAGCTAGTTATTCTGGCAGGTAAAATGTTCAACCtaaattttttaatgtctggCCTATGTCTTGAGTTGaagcacacatgcacatatgtgtatttccatttttacatTCCTAGTTAACTGAGAAGTAGTTCTGCTaatctaaaaatacatatatttttaagatttctttttgattGTATAATGTGTTACTTTTGT comes from the Falco rusticolus isolate bFalRus1 chromosome 3, bFalRus1.pri, whole genome shotgun sequence genome and includes:
- the CCDC166 gene encoding coiled-coil domain-containing protein 166, which translates into the protein MASKTKQMKQDTTLGDFSRAGKSKQGIRTKNGDMTSSDMEILVKERKLYLQKEHKILTEHMNTYTGRLDHFLQENKFLEKEVQRNQEENKAYLSYIRKHNQKCQNLIITLNDQNHTDLSQVRMQKEKLISQYTEKEKEVRSSLMNMETKYSLMIKEIEDLQPVKGPSVFLEQQEKIKELEKELLVTKIQHSEEMHKIKSRFLQAKAECETDFHQKIQVLTKAAEEAAIQSLIQHIKQAKAENRHLRQELLRLIRYSKILKETEVQLRVQHQQLLWENQYTQHMAHMCHLLHQHEAHNANAKTYGSHSLFRCVHQPKK